Within Limanda limanda chromosome 1, fLimLim1.1, whole genome shotgun sequence, the genomic segment aatttatgcagtgtcataactacatctctgacgtttataacaaaccagattgtTTAAAAATCGGAAagttgagtaagttatggttatttaccactaccaacacaatgttatgggtgagcgagctgccccctagcaagatggccgccatgtgcggacgtccggctccgtcaaacgagacatctagtctttattatatatatctatccTCACCACCCTCTGTTGCAATAACAAAACTTTGCTGACTCTTGACGCTAACCGTCTCCTTATCTCTGTCAGATTAACGGCACGGTGACGGAGAACCTGTCCCTCAGCGACGCCGGGAAGCTGATCGAGAAGTCCCGCgggaagctgcagctggtggtGCAGCGGGACAAGCAGCAGGTGCTGATCCGCGTCCCCCCGATGGCCGACAGTGACTCTGAGCTCGACGGTGAGAGACAATCGAAAAGCAGCCGGTCCTTTCCCGTGTAAACCCGCCGAGCGGCCATCATCCACATACATGTATCTGCTGCATATCGTCTTCATACGAGTCAACTGTGGAAATGTTGTTGGTGATGTTGTTGCTGTACTTGTCATCAAAACTGTTTTTCCCTTcatataaataaaggttttgATCACACAtcagtttttagttttatttaaactCGTTTTTTTTTGGTGGAGGGGGGTTATTAATATTTCACAAACAAGGAGCAAGCACAGACCAAACCAGAGATTCACAAaccatttctccttttcctccacCGTCATCATCACTCATTCTTTTATACCTGTTTTTAATGTCACATGACCCAGTGCTGTGCTGCGATTGGTTGGAACCAATCTGCTGTAGTGGTGCGAGTGGATTGTTCAGTGACCAAATGTTTTCAAGGGAGGGGGGTCACCGCTGGAAGACTTGTGACCCACTTTGTCTCATTTggactgtctgtgtctgtgtgtgtgtttgtgagtgcgtatgtggttgtgtgtgtgtgtgtgtgtgtctgcatgtgtgaaagtcCCCACTCGCCTCTGGCTGGGTGATCTAATCCCTCAACATGATGCTGCTATTGGATATGAAAGAATTTCATTATGAGAAGGTTTCGcagcaaagcagcagcagccgcctgGTTTCAGGATCCCAGAGAACAATgagcactggtgtgtgtgtgtgtgtgtgtgtgtgtgtgtgtgtcagctctgACTGGAGAGAATCACCTGAACATGCATCCTCTTCAATGTGTTTAattgtgttgtgctgttgtgttaaaatacagaaatccAACTTAGCTTTTTTTGCCTAAATACCAAAgttaaaaaatgttgtgtttcaaGTATCTTGTGAGTTGTAATCACACCAGCTTGTTTTCCATTCACGACCTGACGACAAAGTTCAATCACAAAAGCCACGTCATGccattcttaaaaaaaaaaaaaagaagcagacaTGCAGGTGAGGTTAGATATTGGACTTTGTTACCTGAACCTGAAGAAACCAACCAGAACGACCTTTAGACCCCACGACCGACCCCTTGAGTGACTTGTTGGTTTAGAGCGGTTACAatccttgtgttgttgtgttgtagaTATCTCAGAGATCGAGTCGTACCGCTCCTACTCGCCGCAGGACGACAGGCGTGGCCACCACTCCGacctctcctcccactcctccaaCGAGCGGCTGAGGGAGAAGCCCAGGTGAGCTTTCCTTAAAGGAGACATTCTGCTTTCTATTCAGCCtcctttgtttttctcacaaTGTTGTATTTGGTTTTAGACGATGAAAACCAGCGTCAGTGAGATATTTTATTATCTGCATGTTGTTAAATACAATCAGGATAATGCAGGATTATGTTGATTTATGCTTCATGAAGCTTAGTCGATCCAttatatcaaattaaatcaaacatatCACGGTGCTGATAACTATCCTGTTTTATTCTAATCTTTAAATATACGACAATATATTTCCACGACCTGAATAAACTGCTGCTCGGACTTTGATGAGTCATCAGATATTCAACATGTtctcctttgtgtgtttgtttaaccaACAGAGAGGAGCCGCCCAACCGGCTGGCAAAGATGGGCGCCATGCCAACGCCGTTCAGAGTGCCCGACCGAGCCGTGGAAGACACGCCCCCTTTGCtgccagagagggaggagctaccACCAGAGACACCTCCAGTGAAACCAGGTACGTTCCTCATTTTGAATATAAGAACATTTAATGATGCACCAGttgatttgaaatgtgaaatactgcactatttttatttactgtctaacaataacattaccatcatatcatcagtactattaccatcatcttgccactgcaccttatctacctatttatcttgtgtttctgtttttattctttctacctcaatattttttaattttattctattgtattttattttattgtattcaaatataccggctgctatgacgacttaattacccttcggggatgaataaagttatctatctatctatctatctatctatctatctatctatctatctatctatctatctatctatctatctatctatctatctatctatctatctatctatctatctatctatctatctatctatctatctatctatctatctatctatctatctatctatctatctatctatctaacacaTTGGTTTCTGTCTCACCAGTCGTCGCTGCTCACCAAAAGTTTCATGCTCCTCCTAAAGTTCCACTAAAGCCAAACACAGAGGACCAGGAAGTTTACGGGTCAGTACATCAGAACCACTTCCCTCCAgatattaatttgtttgttccactctctctctatGGAAGTTTTCTCTCATTCCTCTTTTATAACTTTATGCGATCAAATCTCGTGTCCATCATTTAGCCCGAACACGGTGATGGTGCGTTTCCAGAAAGGCGACAGCGTGGGTCTGAGGCTGGCCGGAGGAAACGATGTCGGCATCTTCATCGCCGGCGTCCAGGAGGACAGCGCCGCCGAGAAGGAGGGGCTCCGCACGGGGGATCAGATCATGAAGGTGAGGCGACTTTCATCCAACGTCCAGGAGCCTCTGAGGCAGAATGTGTTGTGTGCCATGTCTGATATTTtgacaaaaagtaaaatatagaaaacaaatgtattCTTAGAACAGTAGAACAAACCTAACATGAAAAAAGATTGATTATGAAGATGAATATTTGAAAGATTGTAAAAAGTTAAGGCGAAGTATTAAAGCAAAAGGCAGAACCCATGTTTTTAATGTAACCTGGAGGCAGGATTTGTTTCTGCTGTTGCTCCTAAATAGATTAAGTGTAGTATCCATATCTAATGTTGGATCACTCTGCCTAACAACCATCTTATTTAATACTTTTGGTCATGAAAAAGTATTAACTGTGGTTAAATAATAGTGTTTTCTACTAAACCAcggtttgtaaagatgtttcttctctgtctcaGGTGAACAACACTGACTTCAGAGGGATGGTGCGTGAGGACGCTGTCCTCTACCTCCTGGAGGTTCCTAAAGGAGAAGACGTCACCATTCTTGCTCAGAGTAAACCTGAAGGTAATAAACTttacacacaatcacaacaaaTTCATGAATATTATAGTTTCCTGGTCTTTATTAAATGGATCTTTTCTTTTACAGTGTACAAGGACATCTTAGCGTCTGGCCGCGGCGACTCGTTCTTCATCAGGACTCACTTTGAGTTTGAGAAGGAGGCGCCGCAGTGTCTCCCGTTCTCCAGAGGAGAGATCTTCAAGGTGACGGACACGCTGTACGATGGCAAACTGGGAAACTGGCTGGCCATCCGCAGCGACAAAGACAACCAGCTGTTGGAGAAAGGAATCATCCCCAACAAGAGCAGGTGTTTAAAAAATTCCCAGTATCACAGACACGTGTGTAATGATACTGAAGAGAAGAAATGCATCTACAACATGATCACACCCTTTGTATTCATCTTACAGGGCAGAGCAGATGTCCAATGTCCAGAACGCTGCTCGAGCGGCGTCGGGCAACGACCGAGGAGACTTCTGGAGGCTGAGAGGTCAAAGGGCAGCGAAGAAGAAGGATATCCGCAAGAGCCGCGAGGACCTGAGCGCCGCTCCGGTCACCACCCGGTTCCCCGCCTACGAGAGAGTGGTCCTGCGTGAAGGTActaaacagataaacagaaagTAGATCCTTTTCTAAAGCGTTGTTCTTCCTGAATGTCTGTGACTGAATTGAAGttcttcttgttttccttcAGCTGGATTCAAAAGGCCTGTGGTGGTTTTCGGGCCCATTTCTGATACAGTAAATGAGAAACTGGCCAATGACATGCCGAGCAAGTTTGTCGTCGCCAGTAAGTGCTGACATCATCACTTCATCGTTAAGGTTCTTCTCAAGGTCTCAGATTTCTGAATCGATTATTTCCTCTTTCAGAAACGGAGCCTAAAGACGCAGGAAGTGAGAAATCCTCCGGCGTGGTGAGACTCAACACCATCCGACAGATCATCGAGCAGGTGAGTCACAGGACAGTGAGATGTAGTTTCACGGaaattagggctgcaactaacgactattctgatagttgattagtcaccgattattgaaacgattaattgactaatcggattatgaatgacacaaattctcaattgctattatttagcaaggagcttttaaatttagcttgatgttgttcgaggcatgtgatgactgaaaataaagacaataaagatgtcttttaataaactttgctgcatataagggaactgttgacacaaaagcaaagaaatcaagtttttgtccatttaaaaccaaggacaagcaaagtgctaataaaaaaaattaatttaaattcaagtttccctttttactgtgaaccaagaacaggccaagtgctgatactacaaataaattaaaaatcaagtatcaatttttcgtgttaacgggaaaataacaataataaaaacatcaacaaaccaaactacagtcttcttcggactaaataattgtgattaaaaaaagacgtttgtcaggcaataggataacatttcgctttaaAACTCGTTCCTCAGGACCTCCACGCCCTCCTGGACGTGACCCCCAAGGCCGTGGACACTCTGAACTACACGCAGTGGTATCCCATCGTCATCTTCCTGAACCCGGACAGCAAGCAAGGCATCAAGACCCTGAGGAACCGCGTGGCGCCCGGGTCCAGCCGCAGCGCACGCAAGCTGTACGAGCAGTCCGTCAAGCTGAGGAAGACGTGCACGCACCTGTTCACCGGTAGGGTTCAAAGGTCAAATCATATtgattagggacgggaatcggcagggacctcccgatacgatactatcacgatacttaggtggcgatacgatatgtattgcgattctgtaagtattgcgattcgatattgcgatttcctgcgatttcttttggtaatttttttttttttttaaatactggaccatggaaaaaagttgaatcataccttcaaatacaacacagtcaaattcacttagagctttacaagttttatttcaaatattaacattaacttaatgactgccaggcagccaatagagaaaataaataaaaatgtgccctattattgtatagccccagtcaactgcacacaaactgacagattaagaaatgtatgccacttaggctacttttaaacaataaataaaaggtaaattaaatagaatgaataaaaatgtacttagaatataaactttgaaataaacaaatagtatgctatgcttcattgttgtttgcatgtaggcgatgctagtgcttgggtatgttaaGATTCTTgcgcaaaaacaagagctggtcaacttgctccctccatatatcccccccgtataaaccaataaacaagtttaaaaaaaaaataaaaaatgattttgtatttttaaaaatctattttggaggcagcatggcgatttaaaatcgtcatacacaagaatcgcgattcgtaactgaatcgatttctTCCCCCGTCCCTACTATTGATGCAGCATCTTTAAAACCCGAGGTACGTGTTGTTATGCTAACTCTGTTCTTGTTCCCACAGCGACCATCGACCTGAACTCGGCCAACGACGGCTGGTACGGCAGCGTGAAGGATTCTATTCAGGAGCAGCAGGACCgagctgtgtgggtgtgtgagggGAAGGTGAGTTCATCATCTGCTGCTAAGAAACAGgaaatattatatttacatatcaAATATTCCACCAAACAGACGTTTTCTCTTGAGTATAACCGGCTCTAAGAATAGACGTTACCACGGTGATGAGTGTTGGATTGTCACAGCCGTCTCTCCCCTCAGCTCGAAGGTTCGGAGCAGGACCTGGATCTCCATGACGACCGCATGTCCTACCTGTCGGCCATGAGCGCCGACTACCTGAGCATGGACAGCCGCATGACCAGCGACTACGAGGACACGGCGGACGAGGGCGGAGCTTACACCGACAACGAGCTGGACGAGCCGGCGGACGAGCCGCAGCCCGTGTCGGCCATCAGCCGCTCGTCAGAGCCGGTGCTGCCGGACGAGGTGAGACCCGGGGGAGACTGGAGACCGGTTAGAGAcggtgaataaagatggacgacatggcggttactgcacagactccaaaCGGCGTTACAGGCACGAGGTGGCGGCGTCCGATCTGGGATGTTATGGTTATTTCTGGGTCGTGGGATCAACGTGGAAACGCATCATTCACCTTAACATCTCATCATCCATCTAATTCTCATCTGTCAAAgtttgtgcatgagtgtgtgtgtgtgtgtgtgaataatccAACCCTGAAagcttcatctgtgtgtgtgtgtgtgtgtgtctgtttgtgaatAATCTGACCCTGAAagcttcatctgtgtgtgtgtgtgtgtgtctgtgtgtgtgtgtgttgtgtgtgtgtgtgtgtgtgtagaagcttCACCCTGAGCCTCGGACCCGCATGCGGAGGtcagggagcagagagaagctgaACAGCGACCCCAGCCCTCCCCCCTCTTTTGTCCCTGAACCCCCGAAGGTGAgaagctcctcccctccctccccctccttccttccttccttcctcctcaaaAAATCGCTTCATCCCATCTCTCTGATCCTGGATCTCCGTCTAGTCAAGCGTTTCAGATCTGTGGTGGAAGTAACCTTCGTCCAAACTAACAAACCTGGAAACACCAATGAGAAACGTACACAAAGATTTTGCTTCTGAccagtctcctcctcttcctcctactcctcttcctcctcctcctcctcctcctcctcctcctcctcctctccctcctctccctcttcctcctcctcctcttcctcctcctcctatcctcttcctcctcttcctcctcctcctctccctctccctctccctctccctctccctctccctcttcctcctcttcttcctcctcctcttcctcttcttcctcctcacctccatcctccatcttcctcctcctcctcctcctcctcctcttcctcctcctcctcctccccctcctcacctccttctcctcttactcctcctcctcatcctcctcttcctctgacagGTGCGAGCTCAGACCCGGACCGACTCCACCCGGAGCTACGACTCTCACTCCAGCAGCACCATCAGCAGCGACGTAGTGGGGGGGAACaggcccctcccccctcccgTGGCCATGAAGCCCCTCGTCCCACGCCTGCCCTCGGAGGGGGGGGTCCCGGTTCGAGAGGAGGACGACCCCGCCGGCAAATCCTTCCTGGGCAAGGTGAGGATTTCAATTTCACCCTTTATGACTACaagctgtaaataaagatggacaacacgaccatagatatatataaagactagatgtctcgtctgcgttgccggccaacggagccggacgccaccacatggcggccatcttgccagaggcagctcgttcacccataacattgtgttggtagtagtaaataacaataatttgcTACATTTTcgaccgattttgaaacggtctggtttgttataaacgtcagagatgtagttatgacactgcgtaaattatttaattttttagaaaataacataattattcataagtatgcagtgtcataactacatctctgacgtttataacaaaccaaacggtttcaaaatcggttgaaaattgagcaagttatggttatttaccactagcacattgttatgggtgagcgagctgccctgtagcaagatggccgcaatgtggtgacgtccggctccgtcgaacgagacatctagtcttaatatatatatatatgaacacGACAGCTCCACTAAAATGAAGCCAGATCttcctgatcgccccctggtggctggctgcagttttcatgtttctaaatttggttttaatttgttatctgATCCCAACGATCACTGTTACGTAGATTCTGTCTCCACATCCTGttagaagaagaagcagcagctgcactaGAGATATTTCAGAGCTGGAGATGCgtcgtccatttttattttccagtctGCGTCTGTATTACATCTTTTGTTTTCTGGCTTTTAGATTGTTTTTGACTCAGTAAAtagtttgtattgttttcttctctcttgaCTCTCATTGCCTCTAATATGAAATAGAATCAGGTAACGGAACGTGTCTACGTGTTGAATGTTACGTTGAATCCATGATCACCTGTAATTCATCCGATCTGTGACGTCTCGTCCACATCTCATCAAGTTTTCACTCTCAGCTTCTTCATTTGACTTTCACCTCCTCGTGAGTCACGTGGGTGTTAATGATCCGTCGCCACCCAGCAGATCGTGAGTTaacgtttctctctctctctctctcctcccagatTAAGGCGTTTGAGAAGATGGACCACCTGGCCCGAGCTCAGCGGatgctggagctgcaggaggcggagaACGCTCGAGTCAGTGCTGCTGCTTTTCACTTCACTACCAGTTTAACGAGCACAGGCTGGGAAGCGGGTTTTAGTTTCATCTGTCACAGTTAAATGTTAAAGGTCTGGAGCAACAGATGgagtgggtggggtggggtgggtgagggggggtTCACCCACTGACATTTTGACTGGACACAGAACAAACATGTCAGATTAACAGGGACACAGAAATCAGCATCCAGATGTGTAATCTCTTAAGCTACGTCGGGATCACTCCTCGTCTCTCGGGGTTCATGTGGAGTTAAAATGTCTCCTGCTGGTTTGTTGTGAATCAGATTCTGACTCATGGTTCTCGTTCTCTTCTCCTCACTCAGCTGGAAATCGCCCAGAAGCATCCGGACATCTACGCCATCCCAGTGAAGCTGCCAAAGCCCAACCTCAACCGTCCCCAGCCAATCGGGTGAGAGGAGAGCCTCACACCTCCAACACCGATAACATGACTCAGGAGTTTATCTCAAGTCTTGGAGCTGATTGGTTAAAGGTCAACGGAATATGGTCAGAAAGGTTTTCAAGATAATGAGAGACATTAGGAAATCAGAAAGTTCTCTCATGAAGAGTTTAAAAATCTCTGCCTAAAGATGATATAGATCCAAAAGATAATTTTGGATGTTACACCAGGAAAGTTGTTGCTCTGAGGTCACACATTTAACTTGACTTTTGTAACCAATCAGATTTAAGACACAAtctgcacataatttataatttatatattattggcactatcaccaattatcgtgcccataactctcttactgtatatattgttgctttatattattttatattgtcTTATGTACAGTCCGCCAAccacaccaagtcaatttcctgtatgtgcaaatatacttggcaaatataagaattctgattctaatGACATCATATAGAGGGACATAATTAAATGTAGTtatgatataaataaagttagcATTGCCTGATTGAAGTATAACCAGCGCTCACATGGTATAAATTGCCTCTCTGATGATTTTCAGTATCCAGTAcgttatgtatttatttaaatgctcATGTCCGCTCAGCTCCAGCTCGGAGGTCAGACACTTAACTTAACTTTAGTTACCACGAAGATTTAAGACACAATCTACAGTTAATTTGTCTTCAAAGGTTCTTATGACATCATATAGATGACATAATAAAATGTAGTtatgatataaataaagttcagGGTTcatacggtcatggaaaacctggaaaagtcatggaattgtaaaatgtgtatttccaggtctggaaaagtcctggaaaaacaataaatcccaaaagttttggaaaagtcatggaaatttgttatattcatattttcatgtcgttcatttacgctgagtttcaaataattcatatgcttttaaagaaatacgctcaaaattagggctgaacgattaattgcatttgcgatttaATCGGgatatgataaaacgcgatttcctaatcgtaacgtgcgcgattatcacgtgcgaacgagagtagcgCACCGGGCTGCCGTCCgcacccgcagccagaatgccacgggacaacacaactccgctgatccagaagatagcgaagcagACCTGCGTCACCTACGTGGCGCAAACATAGAGCGAGCTCAACTCGCTGGTGATCGCGTTGCGGGCGGCGGACCTGAAAATCActccccggaaaagcaagccgagctCAGGGGAGGCGGGGCTCCGGAGCCCCCCGGTCACCTACACGCACATCTGCAGGACGGAGGTGCTCAGCATGGGGGggttcctgctgaggcccggcgcctccgtaCCGCTGCATAACCACCCGCACATGAACGGGATGCTCAAGGCTTTACagcgcctcatgtctgctgtgttgtggctccacacacacacacacacacacacacactcacacacacacacacacacacacacacactcacacacacacacacacacacacacacacacacacacactcacacacacacacacacacacacacactctgtctgttacgtgacttgtgttcgaaagggttaaaaatcacagtctgaggagtgggaccatttcattaacttcaggaaactgttcatacatgcagttgtactgtttgactttttggcctgtgcatttctccgttttttatttataactttatttactttgattttacaaaatattttcaaagtatagtagaggcaaattctatgtttcagttgtgtgaaatgtttctgacttgggagcagtaaggcacctataattttaaatattatttaagacTAAATGTATCttatattgtgttggtcatatttaaatcattcattacgttttgttggggaaaaaaaattggatcaaataaaaaaatcgcatattaaatcgcaatcgcaatattggggaaaaaaatcgcaattagattatttccccaaatcgttcagccctactcaaaatataagcaggcatacacTCTCATAGCCTACTAACTGAGTTTATTATGAGAGCGTATgcgtaaggtatactgtatgccttggaattctcattgttagtttaaatactaATTTTGTCACTTTCACGTATACTCCGATATTTCACAAAATGCTTGGACATGGTCACttggtttaaagttgttgaaaagtcatggaaatccactggtcaaaatgtgtatgagcCCTGAAAGTTAGCATTGCCTGATTGAAGTATAACCAGCGCTCACATGGTATAAATTGCCTCTCTGAGGATTTCCAGTATCCAGtacattatgtatttatttatttaaatgatgcTTGATTCCTCTCAGCTCCAGTTCGAACCCGGAGCCCCAGGCGCCGTCCCGGTCGTACTCGGAGTCCCGAGGCTACGAGGACGAGGAGGCGGAGTATCGCCGGCAGCTGGCCGACCAGACCAAGAGAGGCTACTACAACCCCCAGAAATACAAGGACACTGAGCtgtgaggcccccccccccccgaagccAGGACGTGACATCatcacccccacccctccaccacgCCGTCGCTACAAGTGCTCCGAGCTCGTCACCGTGGTAACAGCTTACGCAGCTTTTACCTCAATGTAAACTTTTGTTTGTAGTCGGAATCCTGGAACGATGTTAGTCTCAGCACTGATGTCTCACTACATGTTGTCTCACTACATGTTGTCTCACTACATGATGTCTCACTACACGTTGTCTCACTACACGTTGTCTCACTACATGTTGTCTCACTACATGATGTCTCACTACACGTTGTCTCACTACATGTTGTCTCACTACATGTTGTCTCACTACATGTTGTCTCACTACATGTTGTCTCACTACATGTTGTTCTTCATAAATACACCACAGGTTTATTCCTGATGTCTTTATGTGTCTGGAGAGGTTTTCTGTTACCAGCGAGAGTTTGTGATTTAAATCCTGTTACACCGACGCTCAGCTTCTCGTGTTCTACTGTTACTCTCAGGGTTGGATTCTGGAATATTATGATTATGTGAAATTTGAGGCAGAGTTGTGCTCTTTGGGTCACAGTCGAGCAAAGAGACAAACGGCTTCTCCAACTTTAGTTTGGAAAGAAAAGAGTCTCAATTCTGAACTAAAAGATCAAACACCTCTTCAAGCCAACACCCTCTCTCAGCATATTAATGAAAACTCATGGATCCACTCTAGATTTAAACGACTTCTTCCTCCAGTCATCTCCACAATGTTCAGTGGAAGTTGGTTCTGTAGttgttgtgtaatcctgcagacGAACAAAGATGCAGCGATGAAAACACAAGTTCCCCGGTGACGGTAGAAAAAGGATTAAAAATGAATCACATCTTTATCCAGATGTTCAGTTTTTGAATTATCCAGAAAGGCCCTCAGATCAGTTTTCCCTCCTGGACGATGAATCATTGATGAGAACAGACGATCGACTGTGGACGTAACAATGAAACACGAGAAGCTGACGAACATCAATCTGAAACCCAGCTGAGCTACTGGGAGCTGAACTGGGATTGGTTTACTGTTCACTGGTTTAACTgatcaacagcgccccctgcagctcTGGGGGTCAGATTGATGTTCCTCCTGTATCACCTG encodes:
- the tjp2a gene encoding tight junction protein ZO-2a isoform X3 is translated as MNPQMEETVWEQYTVTLQRDPKMGFGIAVSGGRDNPNEESGETSIVVSDVLQGGPADGLLFENDRVVQVNAIPMDGATHSFAVNTLRKCGKVAKITVKRPRKVPVNVVNRPSSPDDRVFNNDYNDDYNYDQDRRSVYSGRDHSPERERYMDSGYQTHERDHDRDYDRRDRGRNPERDLSPDRPYRRDGSRGRILEKERSPERPYRNDKMLDRDHSPDRRYRSERTLDREHSPDRRYRSERALDREHSPDHRFRNEKTLERNNSPYRRDSPGRGHGRDHSFERGRDRIPSDQRKYDEPVRRSGSRDRLDRSPSPAAMPIPLPRPARDLEPLEKPLNVLLLKKRPNEEYGLRLGSQLFIKEMTSTGLASRDGNLQEGDIILKINGTVTENLSLSDAGKLIEKSRGKLQLVVQRDKQQVLIRVPPMADSDSELDDISEIESYRSYSPQDDRRGHHSDLSSHSSNERLREKPREEPPNRLAKMGAMPTPFRVPDRAVEDTPPLLPEREELPPETPPVKPVVAAHQKFHAPPKVPLKPNTEDQEVYGPNTVMVRFQKGDSVGLRLAGGNDVGIFIAGVQEDSAAEKEGLRTGDQIMKVNNTDFRGMVREDAVLYLLEVPKGEDVTILAQSKPEVYKDILASGRGDSFFIRTHFEFEKEAPQCLPFSRGEIFKVTDTLYDGKLGNWLAIRSDKDNQLLEKGIIPNKSRAEQMSNVQNAARAASGNDRGDFWRLRGQRAAKKKDIRKSREDLSAAPVTTRFPAYERVVLREAGFKRPVVVFGPISDTVNEKLANDMPSKFVVAKTEPKDAGSEKSSGVVRLNTIRQIIEQDLHALLDVTPKAVDTLNYTQWYPIVIFLNPDSKQGIKTLRNRVAPGSSRSARKLYEQSVKLRKTCTHLFTATIDLNSANDGWYGSVKDSIQEQQDRAVWVCEGKLEGSEQDLDLHDDRMSYLSAMSADYLSMDSRMTSDYEDTADEGGAYTDNELDEPADEPQPVSAISRSSEPVLPDEKLHPEPRTRMRRSGSREKLNSDPSPPPSFVPEPPKVRAQTRTDSTRSYDSHSSSTISSDVVGGNRPLPPPVAMKPLVPRLPSEGGVPVREEDDPAGKSFLGKIKAFEKMDHLARAQRMLELQEAENARLEIAQKHPDIYAIPVKLPKPNLNRPQPIGSNPEPQAPSRSYSESRGYEDEEAEYRRQLADQTKRGYYNPQKYKDTEL
- the tjp2a gene encoding tight junction protein ZO-2a isoform X2 is translated as MNPQMEETVWEQYTVTLQRDPKMGFGIAVSGGRDNPNEESGETSIVVSDVLQGGPADGLLFENDRVVQVNAIPMDGATHSFAVNTLRKCGKVAKITVKRPRKVPVNVVNRPSSPDDRVFNNDYNDDYNYDQDRRSVYSGRDHSPERERYMDSGYQTHERDHDRDYDRRDRGRNPERDLSPDRPYRRDGSRGRILEKERSPERPYRNDKMLDRDHSPDRRYRSERTLDREHSPDRRYRSERALDREHSPDHRFRNEKTLERNNSPYRRDSPGRGHGRDHSFERGRDRIPSDQRKYDEPVRRSGSRDRLDRSPSPAAMPIPLPRPARDLEPLEKPLNVLLLKKRPNEEYGLRLGSQLFIKEMTSTGLASRDGNLQEGDIILKINGTVTENLSLSDAGKLIEKSRGKLQLVVQRDKQQVLIRVPPMADSDSELDDISEIESYRSYSPQDDRRGHHSDLSSHSSNERLREKPREEPPNRLAKMGAMPTPFRVPDRAVEDTPPLLPEREELPPETPPVKPVVAAHQKFHAPPKVPLKPNTEDQEVYGPNTVMVRFQKGDSVGLRLAGGNDVGIFIAGVQEDSAAEKEGLRTGDQIMKVNNTDFRGMVREDAVLYLLEVPKGEDVTILAQSKPEVYKDILASGRGDSFFIRTHFEFEKEAPQCLPFSRGEIFKVTDTLYDGKLGNWLAIRSDKDNQLLEKGIIPNKSRAEQMSNVQNAARAASGNDRGDFWRLRGQRAAKKKDIRKSREDLSAAPVTTRFPAYERVVLREAGFKRPVVVFGPISDTVNEKLANDMPSKFVVAKTEPKDAGSEKSSGVVRLNTIRQIIEQDLHALLDVTPKAVDTLNYTQWYPIVIFLNPDSKQGIKTLRNRVAPGSSRSARKLYEQSVKLRKTCTHLFTATIDLNSANDGWYGSVKDSIQEQQDRAVWVCEGKLEGSEQDLDLHDDRMSYLSAMSADYLSMDSRMTSDYEDTADEGGAYTDNELDEPADEPQPVSAISRSSEPVLPDEKLHPEPRTRMRRSGSREKLNSDPSPPPSFVPEPPKVRAQTRTDSTRSYDSHSSSTISSDVVGGNRPLPPPVAMKPLVPRLPSEGGVPVREEDDPAGKSFLGKIKAFEKMDHLARAQRMLELQEAENARLEIAQKHPDIYAIPVKLPKPNLNRPQPIG